One Gossypium arboreum isolate Shixiya-1 chromosome 13, ASM2569848v2, whole genome shotgun sequence genomic window, atatatatatatatatatatatatatattcgtgaAGAAAAGCATCATATAAAACAGGAATCTTATGACAAAGTGTGCTTTGTTGTAAAGTATTACATTGCTTTTCCTCTAAATTCGTAAACTTCCTCCAAAAGCCCTAAaaccaaaaattaattaatattcttTGCACAATCAATTGTACTTTTTAGGGTGGaatgtaaaattaaatattttatatttaaattaataaaataattttaaaaattttatataaagatatttttcaaaaattttatataaatttaatttactCGCCAAGTTACAATCTCACTCTTATATAAAATCTAGATTACTCTCCCGCTAAGACTTTCTCCCTTTAAAGCTTAGTTACAAACTGAAGAACACGAACAACTTGCTTACACTAATTTTGCACAAAAAACAAATTCGTCACTAAAACAAATAAGTGCTCTCTCAATTACAATTAATGTAAATCTCTAATTCATTGAATTCAACTCAATAGAAGTCTTCAACGTAAGGCGAATCAGCAAAGATATTTTCTATATAATATCCTAGACAAATTAAATATCTTCTGTTGAAAAATATGGAAAGCATAAAGGAGTGCTTGAGGGAGTGCCCACTTCTTGAATAATTACGACATCGTGTGTAGTTTTCATATTTGTGTTGTTGGCAATTTATTAAATCGAAATTATGGGTTATGTTGATTATGTGGATTGCATTCATCCCATTATTAAAGATCATATCACTTGAGGAAATATATTTGGAAGAGTGAATCGGATCAGATCACCCTTATCTAATCGCTTGGATCGTGGATATTGGAATGAATTGAATGTTGCATTCTTAGCTACCAAGAGTCCATATTTGCcttgtttatattattttattatatccaGCTTATCTTATTGTTATTTTATCGGGATTGTGATAGATCTTCTTTATGTAAGTCTCGAAATATTCTATATAATTGAGAGACTTGTATAAGTTATTGTATAGAGAGAGATAACATTTAATTTGTTCAAGTGAGGAGCTTTATTTTATGAGTGCATTGTGATAGCAAAACCTATTGTGTTGCAGTTTTACTGGCTAAATTCAAAAGGGTAAATATTGTAGTTAAAGTATTAGTCTTCAAGGTGCAAAAGTAAAGAAATTGTCACAAGAATGTGATACATTTAGGATCACTTATTGTAAGCGTGGAAGATAGTAAACATATCTCAATGAGTTAAGCTCCTTAAATATAAGGAAACTGAATTGTGTAAACAGACCTTGTGTCTCATATTTGTTTATCTATTATCCAAGTGCTTGAAGGAAACTATCACAAGTGTTTTAAAACAAACTCCCTTAACCGCTCCATCCAAACAGTTTTAAAACTCGTAACTTTAAACAAGAAAACACAACAAATTTAAAATTCTTCAAAATATCATTGATTAGCTTAATTTTCTCTACGATTTTACTTGGTTAGAGTGCTACTAAAAATCCTCAAACATGTGCTTTTAAGAATCCAATAGTTTTAGCTAAAAGATGCCATCCAAATATAACAAATTACATTAATTTATCAGATACAAACTAAGTTGTAACTAGAGTTCTATTTGAACTATCTAGCactaatataataaatttaaattgggtttaaattaattaaattttcgaataaaagaaaataatttcttTGTAGCCTATAATAGAATTAAGTTCTCCTTAAGTTGATGTAACTTTATTCAAATGGAAAAAAttgatatttattaaaaaaattggttTAAATTTGGTGTTTATATTATAAATGGGTGAAATaacatttctaatttttataaatttctattttttatttttatatattttaaaatttaaaataataatgttgtaataaaattgataaataagAAGATAAACACATTTCAACGCATTTGAATCCATATCTTCTTTCATTGGTAACATTTACCAATACCAACTAAGCTAAAACTCAATCAAGTATAAATTCTTTTTGATatgttataaaaatttaaaatatatatatatatatatctaaaatgGACTTGGACCGATGGTTGTCTAGTTCATCTGAATCTGGACAACCAGTTGTCTAAGTTCATTCCCCATgtataacaaaatattttttaaaattttaattatttttatttttaccgcATGTTAAAATGTGAGGATGCTATGTGTCATTGATAGCATgtttattttacatattttacgtGCTCAAATCAACTTGTTCTTGAATTAATTCTTGCTAATTGgtgaattttatgtttaaatcttATCAGGAATGAAATTCGAATACTTTAATGCAAAAAACGAGTAGAAAAGGATTCAATTGGAGCATGAACAATAGAAAAGAGGCCAAATTTGAAATTTGGAGATATTAAAGGGCTGATAAGAtttttttgactttgtaaaagccaaatttagaaaataaaatattatatttttcatgtAATTAGTTGGTAGGTGGGATTAGCCTAAATTTAGTATATGGTTTATGCGTAAATAAGTGGTATGGTACACTTGAAAAGACACATTTGAATTCACTTGGAATTGAATAGAATCATTCTTTTTCCCTTTCAATTTCATGCGTGAGTAGCATACTGTCATtccatttctttgtttctttctaAGTCTCTTCCCTTTTCAACTTTCACCATTTTCTTAAAAACCATTTCCATAAACCAACAAAAGCATGACTAATTTCATACTTCACTAAATCTTTACTTAGTTTTAGGTTGGTATTCTTTTCAATTAAGAATCGTGAGAAATGTATCCGTACTAAAAATCTTTTATAATGATATTTATTACCTCTCCAGAATATTGGGATTGAGAAATTCATACTTTAAAGTTAACTCGATTTTAACACGAAGTGCGCATTAGGTTGGAGACATTTTAGCTTATAGTTGGGAAGACAAGTCGACCGTGCTATGTTTGGATTATTGCGAATAAATTGGCGTGTCCTAGCAGGGTCATACTAGTGGGATTTTCGTCAAGGGAGATAATGATAGGATTTAAACGACTCGCGCGATTGAGGCCGTTAATTGGAGTTTGTTATTCAGAAAGCAAGGCTACTGGAGTCTTGAATTGCGAACACGAGTATCGCAgttagataatcggtaagggttggtttgcagatTGTACCAGAATCAACTACGATAGGAAGAATTGACGGTTAGGACGTTCTTAGCCGCTATAACCAACTTAttgtttagaaaagaaaactaatTTTTGAGGATCGATTCAGAAACCAGACTTCACAtagtctaaggctaaggctttATAATTCTGTTTGCAAAATCCAAATTCATTTTctaagttaattttatttttgatttcttTAATTGCTTATTTTTGCTatctcaattatttaatttctagaCATTTCCAACTCccctaatttattttatttatttttcagcaGGTCCATTTAGAGTCGTGGGCACGACTTTTGCCACGATTATCAGCTCGAccaaaattttgtaaattttgttCACAAGAAAAACACAGAAGTTGATCATAATATTCAATCCCTGTGGACTTGATCCAACTACTCTTTATTATTGTTCAAAGTTATTTTATTGTAGGAATTATTCtatttggtggtttcgacgccCATTAGTCACCATAATATTAATCGTCAGTGCTATATCAATGTATTTTAACGATATTAATTAAGTTcttaaaaaattaccaaattaacttATTCTTTCTAAATTTAAGTATCTATTAAGTCTAAAAGAAATTTAGATATTATTAAGAGGtacctccatatatatatatatatatatatgaacaaatAACCTGGTTTTGTTTAAGAATTAAGGGTGGGTTTGGATATGCGGTAAGGtgtagtgtatatatatatatgaacaaatAACCTGGTTTTGTTTAAGAATTTAAGGGTGAATTTGGATATGCGGTAAGGTGTAGTGTAGTatgtttagcttactttttgccTCACGTTACAGTTTCACTATAGTATTTAATCTCACATTCACCGCTATTTTAATACTAATCACAGATAAACGTATTACTCATCAAAATCCAAGAAATATAAATGTGAACTGTCAACACGGTATTGTTGTTACATTGCTGCAACAAGTTGGCAATTGACCTTAAAAGTATTTACAAATTTCTAAGGTGTAATTTTGAATGATATATATTGGCTCAATCCATAAAATCAATATCTGGTGATTTAAgagttttatttttcatttttttatatcaaATTGCATTCTCTTGTGCATACTCAGCCCGTGactgaaattataaatatttttctttaaaatattaTAGATAATAtaaagaattaaaataattaattaattgaagaaAATATAGGAATAAAGAGAAGTGAAATAATCCTATTTACGGTTTTTGAACTAGTTGATGATAGatttttttttgataattttaaattttttaaaatcaaattattataaTCTTATAATTAATTGTAGGATGATAAATTTATCCTTCAAACttttttttgtcatttaacttttattttttgagttaaattttactattaactttttaaaagaattaaattgctttttaaaataaaatgttgaCTAAAACATAGTTTTTTTTATAATGTCGGCATGAGAATCCGCGTGGCAATAcatgtaaattttatattgacaTGTCATTATATGCCTCATATGTCACGTCaataaatattcaaaaatttaaagagaaaaaaattaaaaaaaaagaatttagcATGAAGTACATGAGTATTTTCATGTGGGCtaacatgtttaaaaatttaactttttagTTAATAATTTCGTtaaaaaaacaataatttttttttgaaaggttgACGGCTAAATTCAACTTTTTTTAAATGTTGATGgcctaaattaatatttttactaatttaaaaacaCCTTTGATAACCCACAATGAAAACAATTAAATAGATTTTCTTTTTACAAAAAGTATAGAAAATGGTAAGTAGATACAGACCTACTATTACTTAATAGATAATACGttcaattgtttttattttagattatattatccttttatcaaacatattttttaacttaaattcaacaattaattttcaatttatgtcaaaaacattataataatacatataaaactACACTTATATCACTTTTAGGGTAAGTGCCTTCACATGCTGTGAAATATTTTACCTCACAATTACATTAACTAATCTCACAGTAACTGTTGTTTTTAACCTTACAAGAAGTAAAAGCACTGTCCATGCAAAAGCTATCTTAGATACCCAACACCGAGTCATCATTCATCCAACCTTCGTCTTTAAGCAATGTTCAACGTTTCAAGTCATACAAGTTGAATTTCAATAATTTGAAAAAACAGGAAATTCAATCTAAGTTGAACCATTCAATGTTTGAAAATCCGATTTGGTCAATCAGTTCATTTCATCTAATTTAGTCTCTACTTTGCTAATGCAAGGGTTGGAGTGTTGGGGTAAGTAATTTCACCTTGTCAGAATAGTAAAATGATGCTACAGGGAAAGGCTATAGCTTTCATTTCATAACCAAACTTAGCTGATCGGCAGCGAACATGGGCACAGATAAaggtttaaaaaagaaaaaagttattAAATTAAAGGAATCTAGCAAAAATAATGATAGGAGGTAGCAGCTATTGCTAATGCACCTCACTGTACAAGAGTGAGCTAACATAATCAGTATCAGGTTCGGATGAAATTGACAAGTAAACTTCAAAAATTATTAGAGCTTCAAAGTGAGATCCAGTGGAGATGATGCATCTGTTCTTGGTGGTGTTGCCATTGCTATAAAACctatatttgaattttgagttggaTTTTGACCCAAATCCATAGCTTGGTTACTCCCAACTCTTTCTTCATTCACCTGCCTGAAACTCCCTGGCCAATACAAGTCTACCTCCTCATCTTCCATGAATATCGGCATCCCGAAACACCCTTGATCGAACCGTGCCCCACTTCTTGTATCTCCCGGTCTTTGGGATGATGGCAACATTCCTTGGTGCATTGCGGAATGAGCTTTGATCCCAAGGGACCGAAATGCTGAACCATGGAGAGGCAGAGATGCTAAGCTTGTATACCTATCGGATAATAACCCCATCCGCATTGCACGCTTTGCCATTGTTCTCTCCCTCTTGTGAGCATTCTGGTGTCCACCCAGTGCTTGTGAACTATAGAACTTGCGCCTGCAGTAATTACAAGAGAAAACCCTCGGTGTTGACAAAGTGTTGGTCCCCATAGTCTCACCAGTGGCACCCTTCATCTCAGCATCATTGGCACTGAAGTGCAGAGTCAGGTCAAGGGAAACAGACACTGAATCTGGTTGAACCATTCCAGGATTCGAGAGGCATGAAGTAGTGGTTGTGGTATCCTTCGAGGGATCAGGGGATGCCTCGTGTGCAGATATGTTGGAAGCCACTTGGCTACTTGCTTCAGAATCGTTTTCAGATTCTAACCCAAGATTCGGCAGTGTCATTCTCGGTAAAGCAGTAAGTTTTGTGCTTGTTCCTTTTGATACCCGGTACGGATTGCTGCAGTACTAATTATATAGCTCTTCAACACCTGCACATGCCAAAAGAAATGGATCATTGGCTAAagtttaagtgagcaagaaagatgcaattggCCGAAGTTGTCAGGCACGTACTATATGTTAAGCATTCAATGTAAAGTCAAATAGAAATTGGTGCAGAGACCGAACTCAAACATAAAACCATAAACAATCCAGGATTTAACGGCAAGCACGGCGGAGTAATAGACATGAGTAACATGCATAATTTAACATCAATTCAAATTGGTTGAAAAACCCAATTTGATTATAAGACAACAAGCAATTCAAGATTTAACTGATGTGTTTGCGATAACACATCATTTTAACAGTATATTCTGGTCTCTCAAGTTTGTCATATGCAATCCGTCATGATGAGCATGCTAACTTCCATTTGAAGAAAAAAAATCCAACCTAAGAAACATGGACAGTATGGTTTAACTAAGTGATGCATGTAATAATCTCCACAAATACAAGTCCGTAAACATTAAACAATCACACGCATCGTGCAGCCATAAAAGTTCATAATGCTAACCAATGGTAAATAGGTCTTACTTCCGGCTAACATGATGAAGGGTATCTATGATTTATCTCCAACTTCTCTTATTTGAAATGAGAAAATCCTATAAATGAGGACAAAAAGGATCCAATTATCCACTAACGGATCAACGAGCAACAAAACTGTTGATCTTCAAGCTAATGGAATTGAAAAAAAAGAGAACCAATCACGGTGCTAAGAGTAAGCATTAAGGAAGAAACAAAATTGACATGATATCCATTCCTTTCTAGTGCATGACATTGAATGAAACTGGATTTAGAATTTTCCGGTAAGCTACATTAATACAATGGGTTCAAGCTAATCTTAGAACTAGCTGTCTAATAAGGATTTGTATTGGTGTGCTTGGTAACTTTTTTCCACGATTTTTCTCTCATTAAGTTTCATGCATTGAAATAGCCATCTctctcattttcatttccttctacttttactcaaaatttattttcttttcactttttggcTCAAAATCATGATTAAAGTATAAATAGCTGTTCATATATGACCAAATAGCTGTCAAAGTCAGATACTAAAGAAATGAGAGTTTGAGGAATCAGCTGACATGCATGAAACTGATGAAAGCTATTCAGAATTGCCTAAGAAAGTGCTTTTTTTTCATAACCCTAAAAGTGTGTTCAAAGTACTTCATCAGATTCATGTTAAGTTAATTTCATCTCCAAATCTCTATCAGAAACACTGGAATGAAAGAACCATTTTTCACAAACTAATAGCAGCTAAAATTAACATGGAAAATGCAACCAAAATCACTCCAAAAgtcattaaaaaacaaaaaagaagatGAAACCAAATCAAGCTGAAAATTCAAAAAGGCTTAACACAACAGTGCAAAAACAGCAGCTTCAAATCAGTAACACAAAACAAAAgctaacaaaaaaagaaaaaccaaatcCATAAACTATATAAGATAGTGAAAAAGATTCTTACTTGGAATATCTTTCGAAGCAACAAACAAAAGTTTTGAGTGGTTTAATACTTCTGTAAGCTATGAGATGAAGTATGAAGAGACAAAGAAGTATATAAACCTGTGGGTGTTTTTGTGTTTTTCTGCTATTTTTCTACCACAAATAGTACAGCGAGTGTTAAAGATGAAAAAGGAGGAGATAAGATGGAAGTGGAGGTGTACAATTATGGGAAAGCAGAGGTTTTGAGAGATGGGTATGAGGGTGCAAAGTCAGAGAATTCAGCAAACCAAAAAAGCAAGAAAAAGATAAAACAGTAACAAgtgtttgttgaattttgggcTCTTCCGGTGTTTCAATAGCTACAAATCAATGAGTGGAGAGAGAAAGGGAGAGATACCATTAAAGGACACAAAGAGGCAAGCAAATAGTACTTACTGTAAGTCCCACAATAACATCAAAAGATACTGTTCAAGTGCTTTGTCTCTTTGCTCCTCAACCTGCATATAATACTATATATTATCATCATAATAGactaccacacttaccaatatatgatattaattttataaatagttTACATATCATCCTTTAAACTTTATTGTAAAAACAATTTTCGACCTTTAGAAAGGTGGTTGTGGTCAGATTCTTCTTTCCAATATTACTCAACAACATTTGTCAGATTCATTCCCATGCTCACTTATGGAATTTGCATGGACTTGAGCTTATCATACCAATCTAGCCCATACATTTGCCTTTATACCTTTATGCTTCTCTCCTGCTTCAACTTTTATACccagaaaataaaaaaagggttaTCTATATATATGAATTGCAGCAATATGGACTAAAATTGAATGGTAAAAGAGTCAATGAGGGGTTGTAAAGAAATTAACAATATTATATCCTTTGTTTATGGGAGGGGCATATaatatatgtgtgtgtgaatCATTAATCAGATTGGAATGAATCAAATCTATAAGATAATAATTTGAGGTTGCTTGATGTTGCCATTCAGCAGTGGGGGACAAGGACCAGAACAAGAGCTCATTTGCAAAGCAAGTGGTAAGTTGGGCCCatactttttcttttaatttttttttctttcaataaataatttttagccaATTTTCAGTAAAATATTTAAAGCACAATATCATGTCTGTGTGGCTTCAATGGTTACATTATCTACTTTTTTTAACTATATTTGTTTCattaaacaaatttttttttgtgttggATGTTTCTATATGAAATATTTTGcgttatttaataaaaaattcattttagtaaaataatacaacataatttatatttatcagAAAATTAGTAgatgaaatttattttataatgaaaataataaatagtgcctaaataaattttaatttaaaattatatataatagtgATATATTGGAATTCAAAATGATAAATGAAATTAAGTATGATTTaacaaaaaggtaattttacaaatttttattccACAATATTTTGTGAAATGTATGGTAAAATCTCAATTTATTTATAGAGTTAAAATTTTCGCTCATGAATATACCAAATATTTATCCTTA contains:
- the LOC108461316 gene encoding zinc finger protein 4-like, which gives rise to MTLPNLGLESENDSEASSQVASNISAHEASPDPSKDTTTTTSCLSNPGMVQPDSVSVSLDLTLHFSANDAEMKGATGETMGTNTLSTPRVFSCNYCRRKFYSSQALGGHQNAHKRERTMAKRAMRMGLLSDRYTSLASLPLHGSAFRSLGIKAHSAMHQGMLPSSQRPGDTRSGARFDQGCFGMPIFMEDEEVDLYWPGSFRQVNEERVGSNQAMDLGQNPTQNSNIGFIAMATPPRTDASSPLDLTLKL